The Diceros bicornis minor isolate mBicDic1 chromosome 1, mDicBic1.mat.cur, whole genome shotgun sequence sequence GCTACCATTTATCAACCAGCACATGGCAGGCTCTGCGCTGAGTGCCTTCTATGCACTACTAACCCTTGACATGAAGTACTAAAAAGGCCTGGGCCTTTTTACCCCCATAGAATGGatacacagagaaaaatcaaaacagtCTAAAGCAAAAATTTACATCTATACACAACTTGTTTCTGACTTCCACTGATCTCAAGTTCAGCTACCAAAggatacagaaaacagaaatcTAGGAATAAGCCTATAACAACATTTTGAAAATTGACccgttttaattttttaaaaacaaaaaacaacacaaCATCAAATTATTTTTACCATCTACAATTCAGTTATATCCAAACATTCTAAGACCAAACACAGCCCCctgcccagaagcagggaattgAACGAGACGCTGAAGACACATGAAGGTGAATGCTGAAGATCCAAGTTCCAGCAGCAGGTCACAAGTCTTCCTTTCAAACACACTCCGATGCTTTTTGTTTCACAGTTTAAGTGTTTTACAGGAAGTTCTTTAAGATAATTTCATCCCAGACACCAGGTTTCTTCAACCATACACAGCTCCATGACATTTGTTTCCATCCGAAAGGAATAAGAAGTAAttgtaatttttgtcttttttggtaGCACAGAGAAGTACAACTATCGCCAGATGCCTTTAGTAATAAATGAGGAAAGGCGAGGTAAGAAAAGATTCTgggctgtgctgggtgctggtttCGACTTGTCTTTCTGAGGGTGTGACTTCAGAAGCGTTATATCACACTCATGCCACTACGATGATTAGTactaataatcttttttttagatgataaaaaggaaaatacccaatggacataaaaatggtcaaaagtttTTTCACTGCAGgtcaattttttttcccaaaaaaagatacaaaatgaacaaagaatgggGATGGTAATTCCGCTAGACATTCCAATTCACCCAGCTGCTTGTTCCCCACAGAAGTAAAGGGAACAGGCACTAAGTTTTATTAGTAATGTTATAGTAGTAACCAGATGCGTTAATGGCAGCTTATTTGAGGTCCATCAATCCTTTGAATATGTGTAGGAAGGCATGGCTGTCGTTCTCTGACTGCCCACATCTGAACACATTCAGCTACCATGGAAActacaaaggaaggaaaaatagattTATTCCAAGATTCATTTACTGGGATTTTTAAGCGCCCTTTCTTCTGTAGAGCCCTAGAGCGGTGATGATGTGCTAGGGACTGCTGTGTTTCCCGGCATGAGCTCCCATCCTCTGAGGGTCCTGAGAAGGATAGTGGATTGGTCCTGGAGCCCTCATGAAAGGAGGGGGTGGTCCCATTGGGTGGAACATGTGTGGCCCAAAACCTGCAGATGGGAGAGGACAGATTTGTTAGGCCTGTCGTTCCCTTGACAACCTCTGAAGCCTCTGAATCTTTTTCAGGTCGAAACCACCTACACATAAATCAAACTGATGAGGAGCTTCAGAAAATGTCAGTTCACGAGACTTGCTTAGAAATGTCTACCTTACTACTTCCTTGGTTTTAGAAAGCTTTCCTCTCAGTCCAGGTTAAAAAGAAAACTCCACAGACTCAAGGTATCTGCTAGGATGTCATCGGAGCCTCTGCCATCTATCAAACACGCCACTCCTACCAGAGGAGATTCCATCAGGATTTGAAAGGTGAGGAAGAAAGCAGGCTGATGGCAAGACCCGGTCAACATTAACCTCAACACTTGATACTAGAAGGGAGGGTGTTCAGAAACCAGGACTTTCCTCAAAGAGCATGGGGACTCTGCCACAGGAGAACTGGCTACTTGTGACCTACCTACACTGTTCACACCGGCACTGACATTTTCTAGATGCTATACACAGTGCTATACAAAGTGCCGGTCCCCGAACTGTTTATCATGGGCCACCGACAAGACAAAGAGCCTGAGCCAAAATGTAACAATGATATGACCAGGCATACTGTTCTTCTGGCAGTTTTGTTGTAACAAGACTACCTTACTGAATTTACATTCTGCAccagctcctcattttgttgCAGACAGGTAATAAACGCTTTGTGAAGTGACTCACGTGCACAGCTTACACTAAGCCCCGGTGCTCGGTCAGTTAGGATTTAGTTTAGAACAgggaacagggccggccccgtggcttagcggttaagtgcacatgctccgctgctggcggcccgggttcggatcccgggcacacgccgatgcaccgcttctccagccatgctggggccgcgtcccacatacagtaactagaatgaggtgcagctatgacatacaacaatctgctggggctttgggggggaaaaataaataaaataaaatctttaaaaaaaaaaaaaaaaaagaacagggaaCAAACTGGTGACAGATCACCGTAATCCAATAACTCCACTTCTGATCATACATATACTCAGACCTTTAGAAAACTGTAGACTTTCCACTCCTTGGCAGgccagggaaaaaaagaaatatcaggaAGGCTAACAAATCAGGTTTACTTGTAGATTTCTATGGGCAAACTCAAAGGATTTAGATGTGTTAGACATGATGGTGAGGTGTGAAGAAAGGACTTTCACAAAGATTTTTCTGGGCTAAGTCAGACCTACTTACTAGAAGGAAGATGAAAGttacctgggggtgggggtggggcgatACCAGGGGGTGGTGGCAGGGCAATGTTCACCACTGCTGGAGGACCACTTGGGGGCAGGTTGAAGTAGTTGGCAGAGGCTTCTTCCTctgctgcaggaggaggaggaagagctggaGAAGAGACAATAGCCAATAGTTAGAGGGGAAGACAACTGTGCAACATTGTTTCCACCGCCTTTAAATCCTGGGAGGTCCTGCTGCCAGAGCAGAGCTCCTGCAGGAGCCAGAGACCTAGGTCTCTAACATCTGAAGAACATCAGGGCAGTTTGAGCATCTGAAGATACCAAGCTACTTGGTAGACAAAAAGTCTGCACTCACCTCCTGGCAGTCCTGGAACGGGCTCTAGCTTGATTCCAGAGTCTGTGGTtccatccttctctttttcctttcctctggcTGCTTGGGACCTGGCAGACACAGACATACACGACATCACCACTTTGTCCCACCTTCCTTCACCCTTCTGCTTCTCATGTTTCCTAGTGACGTAGAGTTCCTTCCCTCCTTGCCTCCTCTTCAGCACACACTCTTTTCCCATAAATGCCACAGCACAGAGTGGATAAGAGCAAAGGTTTTGAAGccagaaagacctgggttcaaaatcTGCTAGCACTGTTGTAAGCACTAGAAGAGGCACATACACGTGTTTAGCACAGTGCTTACCTAGCACACAGGAAGCACTCCATGAGGGTTGCTGCTGCTATCAGCCATCTCCTCCCTCATCGTAAGCTGAAAACACATTCTGCCTCTGCACTTTCAGGGCATTTTACCTGTGTCTCTCTTGTGCAATCATCACTTTCAAACTTAAATTAGCTATTTTTCTCTACTAGACAATCAGCCTGTAGAGAACAGAAGCTAGGAATAATTCATTAGTAAACTCTAAAATCTACCTCTCATACCCAGGCATTTATACTTGGCCTGTAATAGCTGATCACAAAAAACATGAACCTTCAAAGAAGTAGACTACAACAGTACCCTGAATAAATTGCCAAAGCAGGATCCTCCCAACAGTCACAGGAATGAAGTATCagatagagaaggaaaaattctttttaaaggtCCTATTGATTTAAGCCTATTCACCAAAAGCTTACTAGTTCCCAGATAATGACACAGTTTCTCGAAAATctcaataaagacattttaaaatagtctAATTTTCACCTTCCCCATTTCACGTTGAGTCTGCGGCCATTGACAATCAACTTATTAAAGGACTTCTCAGCAGCCACTTCCGCAGCCTGCCTTGTGGCAAACTGGATGAAAGCACATTGCTGTCTCTGCACAACGGTGATTGTCCGGATCTCTCCAAACTGGTAGAAATGATTTCTGAAGGGATACGGGCAGAGGAAAACAAGAGTTAACAACACACAGGCATTCCAGCAGATTGAAAATGATTAACTCTTTCACTGACTTGCTACAAGGCAGGTGGTCCCACGGTCATCTGCCTAACTACCTGCAGGTAGTTCCCCAATAGCTCATCCTATGTGGGTGCTGCATATTGAGAGGGCAAGAAAAACAGTGAGTAAATAAAGGTTATCGAACATCTTAGAGTTCTTCTCATGGAGGAAAGGGGGCTCCAGCAGGTTCCTCAAGGGCCGTAAACCCTGGATAAgcagttggcaaactacagccctccCTGGCCCATGAAccaagaatgttaaaaaaaacttttaaggtcgtaaaaacaaagaggaggaggaggagcaaaaAACGTCTGTCAACCCCTGAGGATTGCCCAGCTCACTTAGACAGGGTTTAATGGAGACAGACTACCAAGGGCAGGTGATAAACTTACAGGAGTTTCTTCTCCACCTTTTCTCTTTGGAAGGGATAATTTCCATCACTATCTGCCCAGATATCTCACCAAGCCAAGCAAAATACAAGCCAAGAATAACACAAATTTACCAAATACCAATCTCTTGAAAAAGCCAACCACTTACACCAAGAGTTTTATAATTGCAAAGCTCTCCGTGCCCTACATAATTAATCATATCTGGATACGTGccatctttaaaaaattctaattggCTATTAGATCAAATagaatctcatgtaatttattaccATATGCAAGGATGGAATAAGCACTAGAGATGAACATTACTACTTTGACATCATAAAAGACAATTTTCTAAAGATTATAGTCAGCATGATACTTATTAACTGTAGAGTGGCTAAAGAAAAACGTGCTTTGTAGGGAATTATCATTCTTGCCTGTGTTTTTGCCAAAAAATTATTCCAGGGCAGTTAAAAGCAAAAAGAGCTCATAAAATTATATCCACAAACCTTAGATCTGTCTCAGTAATGGTATCGCCCAGACCACCAACATACAGTGTGGTGATAGTCTTGTCCTCTGGCGGGTCCAGACGAGGCATTGTTGAAGCCCGCTTTAGAAGCTTATCTGCCACAGGGTCATTGATTCCATAATATCGGTCTTTAATGTTCTGATCAGCAAGGGGGTCATCTGGATCTGTAGGCTTCTCATGTCTATGGTTCAAGAAAAAACAATGCAGAAAggtgaaacaaaggaaaaaaaatttataggtATCACCCAATAGTAACTACAAATACACACCATGAAATGCCTTTTGAACCAGAAACCTTGGCCATACCAAAACATAATTATCAAAATAGAGCTAATATTAAGTGATTCACTGTATCACATGAGGACTTGCCAACCTCCTAAAAGCCATTTAAATAGTCATGTAGGGTGGCAGAGTTTCCTTATAAAGAAATGCTTTTGGCAGATCCACCCCAAAACAAAAGGTAACCAAAACATGGTTATCCCTctctaggtcagtggttcttAACATATCTGAGGTCTTGCATTCCACTGAGAGTCTGATGAAAGCTATGGACCCAGCCCTAGAGAAAGGCATAGATAACTTTTTTTGGTGGGAGTGGGATCAACCAACCCCAAGTTAAGAGTCCCTAATCCAGATGCTTGGCAGTCTTGACTGAAACATACTCACACCCCCTCAAAAACCTGGCCTTAAGTTGACTTCAACTACACACTGAGATTCAAGCCAGTTATACCATGACAATGAAGACTTACATCTCAGGTAGAAACTTTTAGAGTCATTGTCCGTATTATATGGCACAACAATTTAGTTTCCCAAGGCTTGGTTATAAGTAAAAACAACAATTTAATCAAGCTCTTCTAAATTTAATAGTCTTAAGACATGAGATATCCCACACTAGCTGTATAAACTTTTAGATTTTAAAGCACAAATAGTTTAAGCTAGCATCTCCTATTTCTTAGATAACTAATCATCTGAAGCAAATCCTGAAAATGCAGCTCAGCTCTTGCCTGTATGGacactcctctcctctcttacATTCTCCTTTCACCCAGAAGGAGCAAATGTGGGGTCGATTCCTTTTGTAGTAGGGTGTCGTCCGGGCCAGTTTGAGCAGCATGTCACTGGTGGATGTGGCTTTCCCCAGCATGCCAACTGGCCGTGTTCCATCAGAGTTAGAAATCTACACAGGatgacaaatttaaaaaataaattatatagattGTGTCGATTCACTAGGATTCTTTTATCAAATATAAAACTACATCAAGAAAGTGGCAGCATACCTCCCTCTCCATATTCTGTGTGTAGTACTCTTTGTTGACATCTGACTTTGGCATGTCATCCTTAAAAGACAACCCTGCATCACGAACCTGGATGGGCAGGCCTGGTAcaagggaaaggaggaaaaaaattcagatatattttaaacatacCCATACTGAATATGCACAGGGAATATAATATCATCCTTCCCTTCTCCACTTATTTGCTACCAGAGGctttactatatttttattcaaaatctTTAGCACCATCAGGCAAATACTGCTACAGAGTATTCTAAGAAATTGTTCAAATTCCTGAGCTGTCAGGAAATTTGATGAAATGAATATTTTAGAAAGTCTTTCAGATAAACAAACTTTGGTTACAGTCAGATTTGACCTATAAATTAATAATGTATCTAgctgttagcccagagccagtcctcctcagcaaaaaaagaggattagcacggatgttagctcagggctgatcttccccacaaaaaaaaataaaataaaataatgtatctagtttttctttaacacaatttatttaaaataaatgcaacaaatagtttatttttaggCTGGTCCTACAGATCCTTTGGATAGTCACAGTCATATAAGGGTCACTGTATTCCAGAACACCTCCTTaacaaacatataaataatattaaataacacAGGACCAGAACTCTGATTAGTAGAGTAACTTTCTGAACTTAACATACATAagttcatgttttcattttattgcatAATAGAAAGTCTTGTCGAAAAAGTATTTTTCTCATAAACAAAAAGTCatctgcagttaaaaaaaaaaatcattcccaaAAGCAGATACTCTGAGGCAGCAGCAATATATCAGTCCTAACAACACAGTTGAGACAAAAACCTAAAGCAAAATCAGCCTATGAACTCTGGGATGGATTGTGGAAAAAAGTCCTGGATCTAGAAGCAAGCCCAAGGCAAAGAAATTACCTATCATAGGAACAATGCCTTTACCTCACCTTGGCTACAGGGATGTACATGAGGGGGGTTAAGGCCAGTTCTGATTAATTCCCAACTTTTCCTTAAACAGTTCCTACTGTTGTTCAGGAGGACTCTAGAATGGCCTAGCAAAGTTCTCCTCTTTCTAGGAAAAGCAGACCACAGCAGACATTCCAAAGTGGGGGAGAACTAGAGACAGGGTGAGAAATGGGAGACAAAAAGACTGGTGTGTTTGTCTAGGGCACCTGCACACTTTCAGATCTACTGGACGGGGCAAACATACCATACTCTAGGTCCAAGAGGCAAGTCTGACAGACATTCTTCAATTTACTGCAGGTCTGGCACACTTCAGTCTTCTTGAAACGCATGCGGACCCCAGGGCACCAGCGAAACACTGTGAACGGCCTGGCACAGATCTTTAACAGAAAAGAAGAGCCACAGTGTGTTAATGGTCCTGAGCTGGACAATCAATCCAGGAGACTTAATAACAAGGAGGATTCAAAGAAAGGATCTCCAAATCTAGGGTTTAGAGGGGACCCTAGCAATCATCTAGTCTAAATGCCACTTGATGtttcaatcccatttacaacaccCTTCCCCAGTAGTTAAAAAAGTCACATAATACAGAAATGAAATACTCAAAAGTCAAAGTCCTCCCTATCCTAGAGGGGGAGGACTCCCCACCATTAATAATCTGACCCTTCATCTTTTTTAGGGAGAGTGGGGAACGTCATATACTCCTATGAGAATCTTATGACAGCTATGACCTTCCTCCTCAGCTAAAATGCTCATGTGCATAGTCACACAACACTTGGTGTAATATCTCAGTGAGTTCAAAGCCCGTCCACAGACACCAGGTTAAGAACCCCAACAGTAAAGGGCTCATTTTCTTACCCCCCACACTAAACAGTTAACAGCCAATGAGTATATAAATGATATATGAAAGTTGTGTAGCACTGACTTACTGGAGGACCTCAAGTTCAGCCAGTTGAAGGCTACTTTGGTagagaaaaagcaaatgaaatgaaatcaacATTTTTTAACAAGCACACTTACTTTGCACTCCTTCCCATACTTTTCTTTGgtctgaaatagaaaaaacaagaaatgtgtCTGGAGATCTCTGGCATCCTAAATGGGGGGAAGGGATGACACCTTTTCGGGGGGAAGAGCAGGAGGGTATATATTCTAACCACCTACCACCTATGAGTTATAATCTCTTAAGAATCTTATAGATCTAACACCAGGTAAGTACGTGTCTTTCCACAGCCACAACTCTTAGGTTCACTTCTGGCTCCCAAGATCTCTCCCAAGAACTAAAATTCCTAACAGTTTCCACAGTCCCCAAATCAGGGAGGATGCAGCCATGGCCAGCCCATTTTACCAAGTTTAGTCATAAGGTAACTACCATAGACTCATCCTGTGCTGATATCCTGCATACAGCAAATGTTCTGTTCCCATAAGCTATTCAAACATCCTGAAGGTATCAACACCTCTGAGACTGATCACAATAACACAGCTCTAACCTAATCATTAAATGTTAACTGCCTCTAATTTTATGCTTATATATAAGGCTAGGGGGTACCTTACACTAAAGAGATTACAAGATGTAGTGGCTAAAAGGCATTTGATTAGGAGTCAGGAAACCTAGTAAACCTAgtttctagtcctggttctgctccTAACTTCCTGAGGTCCCAGAGACAGAATATCTGAatttaaatcccagctccacttctTACTCGATATATGAAAGGACATAAACTCTCTCAGCCTCTGGTTAATACATCTACCCCCTAAGTAAATGCTCAACAATATTAGCTAGTATTATGACTCCTATATCATAGGACTGTCGCTGAGTTCCAAAGTGAGAGGATAAGCATGACAGTCCTTTGCAAATCGTCCTATGCTTTGGGTTAGTAAAGGAGAATCATTACTTTTGCTTGGCTAAGAGAAGCACTTCACGGACAGTGTGCAAGTACCACGACATGGACAGAACATGGATAACCCCCGTTTCACACGCAATCACTCACCATTCGGATATATGGGTTTTCTCCAAGACACGTCTGGCACAGAATGGGGAAGTCCTGGTGAAAATCGGAAATCTGCTTGAGAGCCAGGCTCCGAAGACCCTGCCACCTCAGCCACACTCGTGGGGACCGGGGTAGATGCGGGGAGGAGCGAGAGTGGGGAACAGGGCAGGGATCCGAGGTCCAGCACCGGCCGGGGCGCGGGAGGAGGCGCTGACTGCACTTCCGGCAGGCGGCAGGAGGAAAGACCAGCTCCAAACGAGTGCAGGGGGCAGCGATGGAAAGGGTCCCGAACCCTGGCTAATCCCTCTCCCTCCAAACCAGCGGGAGGGCCGCGCTCCAGCCTCCTGCTCCGGCCGAGCAAGGCCGCGGCGCTGGCTTCTCCCCGGAATTCCCTCGGTCGCGCCGCACCCCCGGTCCTGCCCGCCCGCAGGAGGTCCGGCTTCGCCGCCTCTTCCCGTCCTCCTTCGCCCGGCGCACTCACCGCATCCTCCCAGTTCTGTCTGTTGTaagtgttggagcccagagacgtCGCCATCTTGTGAGCGTCCGGAGGCAGCAGCAGCTTCCGAGTTGGGAGAGAGGACCGCCACAATCCCGTCAGACCCCGAGGCTGGCTGCCGGCCCTCGACGTCTTATTTACGCGTCTTGTGCGCCCTCGGGGGCGGGGCCTCGTGCGTCATGACGTCGCCCGCTCGGAATTTCTTCTCTTCACAATTGGATCCTGGTATATTACACTCTGGTGCTTCCTTAGAGTTAGTGTCTGCTTGGGATGAAGAGCCACAAGTAcaattgatttatttaaaaattgagtgaaagaataaaggaacaAGTAATGAATGAGGGGCTGGGATTAAGACGGCCTTAGCTCCCACTGAGCGCCTATTATGCCAAACGCTGGGCGAACGCCTTGCGGTGCCAGTGTCTTATTTAACTCTCACAAAAACTCCtctgtagggttgccagatttagcaagcAAAAACACAGAACGGCTAGTTAAGTTTGACTTTCAGATAAACAGTGAACCGTAtattagtataaatatgtcccaaacatatacaaaaaatgaCTCATTTATCTGCAAGTCAAATTTAGCTGGATGTCCTGTATTTTATGTGGCAACCACTACCCTCTAGACAAGTATGATTGTCCCCCTTTGTAGAAAAGGAAACTGACgtttagagagattaagtaacttgcttctgGTCGTGTAGCTCATAAATGGTGAAGCTGCAAATCCAAAAGCAGTATTGTTTTTACAACTTCTGCGGTGAAAAGGGTCTTATGGATCAACATACGTATTGTTATATCATTTTTGGAATAACCACTCTGGCAATATTTTACGAAATTTCAAGCATTCTGGTACCACTCTCATATCGTATCATCAAACTACCTAATACGTTTGtcaccttattttttaaaaatcaggtttatttaaagtataatttatgTCTGGTAAAAATTTACCTCTTTTAGTTGTACAGTTATGAGTTTTTACATATATTCACCACAAATACAGAATActtccatcatcccaaaaagtCCCCTTGTGCCTGAGTCAATCCACTTCCGCCCACACATATTCCATGGCAACCACTGATGTGTTCTgaccctatagttttgccttttccagaatgtcataaatGGAATCCTATATAGCCTTTTGGGTCTGACTTCTTTTTCTTAACATATtgtatttgagattcatccgtaTTGTTATACATAtcagtaatttgttcctttttattgctgagaattccattgtatggatataccagaaGGTTAAAATAATCcgctgtatggatataccaggaggttaaaaaaaatctatttgcggggccagcctggtggcgtagtggttgagttcatgtgctctgctttggcgtcccagggttcgcagattcagaacACGGGGCACGGacttacgcactgcttatcaagccatactgtggcaggcgtcccacatgtaaagatgggcacggatgttagcccagggccaatcttcctcagcaaaaagaggaggattggcaatggatgttagctcagggctaatcttcatcgccggaaaaaaaaaatccatttgccaattgatggacatttgagttgttccaGATTTTGGTGAAGATAAACAAAGGCATTATAAAGATTCACATATGGGTTGTCGTATGGACATGGGTTTTCATTTGTAAATACCTGGTAGTGGGATTACTTGATCATATAGTAAGTACATATTTTCCtgtatgagaaagtgcttgagtttatctgagcttcttggatctgtggtttgttGTCTTtcgttatattttgaaaattcttctgggactccaattacacacGTTAGACCATTTGATATTGTCCCATAGATCTTGAGTACTCTGTGTCGTTTCAGTCTTTTTGGGTTttcagtttggataatttctGTTGACCTATCTCCAAGTTCCCTGTTTATTTCCTCAGCTATGACAAGTCTACTGAGGAGTCCAGAGAAGATATTCTTCATCTCTGATCCTgggttttttatttcagtttgtcTCTTTGTTATAGTTTCTACCTCTCTGCTGAAATCTGTTCATACATATTATCCGTATTTTCAACAGATTCTTCAACATGGTAGTCAGATTTTAAGTCCCTGTCCACTAATACCAACATCTGAGTCATATCTATATATGGTCTTGATTGTTTTGTCTGTGAAAAATGGGTTGGTTTTCTAGCTTCTTTGTGTATCTCgaattttttattgaatgccaGTCATTGCTTATACAACAGTAGAGACTGAGGTAAGTAGTAGTAATGCTTGGAAATGGGCAAGCTTCTTCTGTCAGGCCATTCCTGTGGAGTTTGGTGAATCTAGTTAGGAACTGAGCTGGGTAtgggttttgttgttgctatggCTGCCTTTAGCAGATTTCACATCCTCTAGCATTATTTTGTGCTTTAGGTTGGGGCTGAAGAACTTTTCTCAAGTGTTCATCTTTCACCCTTAGCTTTCAGCTGTCCTGCATACCTGCACCATGTGGTAAGTCTCTATGCCCTTGCCCATCCCCCAGCCGCTGAGGTTGGTTACTAGCTGCTTGCTAGGTCAGTAGTAGGGGAGGGGCCAGGGTTTCTTTGTTCTACTTCAGCCTCAGTCTTTAGTAGGTCCTTTGTGGCCAGGCCTTGGGAATGGGTCTTTTCTCAGCATTCTCGCCCGTCTTCTCTGTGGCAGCCAAATCCTGACTTGTATCTGTGGCTGGCCTTGTGGGGGAGTTTCCTGCCCTTCCTGCAGTTCTAGGAGAGCTTTAGTGGTATTGGTATAAAATTCTGGGGCTCAGGACTGACTCTTGTCCCTCCCAGCAGCAGTGGGTCTTTACCTGTGCCCTGGGGAGACAGGATTTTCTGTTCCACCCTCAGTGGCT is a genomic window containing:
- the RBM22 gene encoding pre-mRNA-splicing factor RBM22 isoform X1, whose protein sequence is MATSLGSNTYNRQNWEDADFPILCQTCLGENPYIRMTKEKYGKECKICARPFTVFRWCPGVRMRFKKTEVCQTCSKLKNVCQTCLLDLEYGLPIQVRDAGLSFKDDMPKSDVNKEYYTQNMEREISNSDGTRPVGMLGKATSTSDMLLKLARTTPYYKRNRPHICSFWVKGECKRGEECPYRHEKPTDPDDPLADQNIKDRYYGINDPVADKLLKRASTMPRLDPPEDKTITTLYVGGLGDTITETDLRNHFYQFGEIRTITVVQRQQCAFIQFATRQAAEVAAEKSFNKLIVNGRRLNVKWGRSQAARGKEKEKDGTTDSGIKLEPVPGLPGALPPPPAAEEEASANYFNLPPSGPPAVVNIALPPPPGIAPPPPPGFGPHMFHPMGPPPPFMRAPGPIHYPSQDPQRMGAHAGKHSSP
- the RBM22 gene encoding pre-mRNA-splicing factor RBM22 isoform X2 → MATSLGSNTYNRQNWEDATCLGENPYIRMTKEKYGKECKICARPFTVFRWCPGVRMRFKKTEVCQTCSKLKNVCQTCLLDLEYGLPIQVRDAGLSFKDDMPKSDVNKEYYTQNMEREISNSDGTRPVGMLGKATSTSDMLLKLARTTPYYKRNRPHICSFWVKGECKRGEECPYRHEKPTDPDDPLADQNIKDRYYGINDPVADKLLKRASTMPRLDPPEDKTITTLYVGGLGDTITETDLRNHFYQFGEIRTITVVQRQQCAFIQFATRQAAEVAAEKSFNKLIVNGRRLNVKWGRSQAARGKEKEKDGTTDSGIKLEPVPGLPGALPPPPAAEEEASANYFNLPPSGPPAVVNIALPPPPGIAPPPPPGFGPHMFHPMGPPPPFMRAPGPIHYPSQDPQRMGAHAGKHSSP